A window of Mycolicibacterium holsaticum DSM 44478 = JCM 12374 genomic DNA:
GGCCGCGGAGGCGTTGGTCCGCTGGCAGCATCCGACCCGTGGTTTGCTCTCACCCGATGCGTTCATCGGTGTCGCCGAGTCGATCAACCTCGCGGGTGAACTAGGCCGCTGGGTCATGCGCGCTGCCTGCGCCGAGTTCGCCAGCTGGCGGGCGCGCGGCGTGGGACACGATGCACTGCTGCGGATCAACGTCTCACCGGTGCAGTTGGTCACCGGCGGGTTCGCCGAATCGGTCGCCGACATCCTCGACGAGTTCGGGCTCGACGGCACATCGGTATGTCTGGAGATCACTGAAAGCGTTGTGGTGCAAGACATCGAGACCACCCGTATCACGCTGGCGGCGCTGAAAGATGTCGGGGTGAAGCTCGCCATCGACGACTTCGGCACCGGTTACAGCGTGCTGTCGCACCTGAAGTCGCTGCCTGTCGACACGCTCAAGATCGACAGAAGCTTCGTACGTGACCTGGGGGTCAACGCGGGCGACCTCGCGATCGTGCGCGCGATCATCGCGCTCGCCGAGGCGTTCGGCCTGGAGTTGGTCGCCGAGGGTGTCGAAACCGACGCCGCGGCAATGACGTTGCTGCAGCACGGATGTCACCGCGCTCAGGGATTCTTGCTATCGCGTCCGATCCCAAGCGAGGAGATGGTGGCGCTACTGGCCAAAGGACGTATGCCCGTGCACTTTTCCGCAACGCCACTGGGGTGAGCGGTCGTGCGTGGCGTGCAGGTTCAGGTGCAACCGGCGGTTAACCGGTCGGCAGGTAGGTGGGACCGGCTGACCGAGGGATTCCGAGGTGAGCAGCTCGACGCGCCCGAACCGGCTGGCGTGCTTGCTGACCAAGCAGACCCGCAGCGCGGAATCGCCGGCCGGTAGCCGAGCCGAACTGGCCGATCCGACGTGGGCACCGCCTGCGGCGACCGTGACGCCGTGTCGGGCACGCACGGCCAGCGGACCCTCGGGCGTGGTGAACACCGCGCCGACCACGGCGCCTTCCTCGAAGACGATGCGTTGCAGCACGCTGCCGGCGTGCGCTTCGATGCGCCGGTCACGTGCCTGCGCCAGCAGCCAATCGTGCACCGATGCGCTCGGATCACCTGGGGCGGGTGCGATCGATCCGATATCCGCGACGGCGATCATGTCGCCGTCGCTGGCCTGCACGGTGCTCGAGTGCCAATCCGACACCCGGGAGTGCAGATATCCGTAGGGCGAAGCCAGGCAGCGCGCGGCCCAGTCCCCGAGCCGTGCGCCGACGAACGGGGCCACGGTGCGGCCGGACTGCGTCGACGAGGGCTCGGACACCACCCGGATCGGTACATCGAGGTCGCTGGCCGAACGCAGCGGCAGTGGGCCGAGGTCGGACGATAGCGCCGCGAGGTAGTCGTTGGTCTCCTCGTCGAAGCTGTCGAGGCCTAACCACGGCGAGATCCGGTTCGCCCTCTCGCCAGGGGTCGGTGCGGCAGCGGAACCGGCGATGTAGACGTCACCACCTACATCGGCCACCGCGATGGCGGTGGCCAGGCCCGCGGTTCCATCGCCGGCACATACCAGGTCAACTTCTTCATCCCAATTCACCGTTAACTACCTCAGTATTGCTGTAGGAGCTGGCGTTGACCTCGACACCAGCAACGGCCGTAGCCGTTGGGCGAACAAAACAGACATAGATTGCGGGGCCACGTGAAGCCGCCCCATCCGACCGCTGAAATCGAAGAGGTTTGCCGGCGTCGAGCACGGCTATCGCCGAACGTGTCTTCGAAGGTTGATGCGACGTGCATTGGGTCGGTCGTGACGACCGAAATCCGGCCCGGCCGCGAACTGCACGCCAATGTGCAGGTCGGCGCGAACCGCAAGTCATCACAGGCTGCACTTTACATACTTTTCGGCTGTTATGCCCGTAACAACATGACTTAGAGTATTTAGCAATCTGCCGGCGCCACGGGGCCCCGGCAGGCCCGTCCCGGCGAGAGTTCGGCGGCGCGGCGATATGCAGCAGATTCGTCCGGGTGCCCCTGTCCCTCACGTCCCGCGGATGAAAGAATTACTCGGTTCAGTAATTTACGGCAAAGAATATTAACGATCGGACGGCGCTACCGACAGTGACCGAACAAGTCGACCGACGCTCGGACGGCGCGCGGCTGCAGATCGTGCGCGCGGCGGCCAAGCTCTTCGCAGAGCGGCCCTACAGCCGGGTCAGCCTCGATGACATCCTCGCCGATGCATCGGTGACCAAGGGCGCGATGTA
This region includes:
- a CDS encoding FAD-binding protein, which codes for MNWDEEVDLVCAGDGTAGLATAIAVADVGGDVYIAGSAAAPTPGERANRISPWLGLDSFDEETNDYLAALSSDLGPLPLRSASDLDVPIRVVSEPSSTQSGRTVAPFVGARLGDWAARCLASPYGYLHSRVSDWHSSTVQASDGDMIAVADIGSIAPAPGDPSASVHDWLLAQARDRRIEAHAGSVLQRIVFEEGAVVGAVFTTPEGPLAVRARHGVTVAAGGAHVGSASSARLPAGDSALRVCLVSKHASRFGRVELLTSESLGQPVPPTCRPVNRRLHLNLHATHDRSPQWRCGKVHGHTSFGQ